Proteins from a genomic interval of Halomonas alkaliantarctica:
- the modA gene encoding molybdate ABC transporter substrate-binding protein yields MLKAKLAHGLLLACLLLTSAPAIAAAPIVAAASDLQFALTEAAEQFQQETGHDLRLNFGSSGNFRRQIAQGAPFELYLSADERYVQALYEEGHTQDEGVNYAIGRLVWMQQAGRGDLPSDDAPLAGVAAALEAQESGTTERIALANPEHAPYGVAAQQTLEHAGLWEQTESLRVLGENVSQATQFALSDDARGGLVAYSLALAPGLNERSEYVLIPEAWHNPLRQRMVLTNQAGDVATAFYQWLQEEEGQSILRTYGFSVE; encoded by the coding sequence ATGCTAAAAGCTAAATTAGCGCATGGGCTGCTGCTCGCCTGCTTGCTATTAACAAGCGCCCCCGCCATAGCGGCGGCGCCTATCGTCGCCGCCGCTTCTGATTTGCAGTTTGCGCTGACCGAGGCCGCCGAGCAGTTTCAGCAGGAAACCGGCCACGATCTGCGCTTGAACTTTGGTTCATCCGGCAACTTCCGCCGCCAAATTGCCCAGGGCGCGCCCTTTGAACTCTATCTTTCTGCTGACGAACGCTACGTTCAAGCGCTCTATGAAGAGGGGCACACCCAGGACGAGGGCGTGAACTACGCCATTGGCCGATTAGTGTGGATGCAGCAAGCGGGGCGCGGTGATTTACCCAGTGACGATGCGCCGCTTGCTGGAGTCGCCGCTGCACTTGAAGCACAAGAGAGCGGTACCACTGAACGAATCGCCCTGGCGAACCCAGAGCACGCGCCTTACGGCGTAGCGGCGCAGCAGACGCTTGAGCACGCCGGGCTGTGGGAGCAAACAGAATCGCTGCGCGTGCTGGGCGAAAATGTCTCCCAAGCTACGCAGTTTGCGCTTTCCGACGATGCGCGTGGTGGTCTGGTGGCTTACTCCTTGGCACTGGCCCCCGGTTTGAATGAGCGAAGTGAGTACGTACTTATCCCCGAAGCTTGGCATAACCCGCTTCGACAACGCATGGTGTTGACGAACCAGGCTGGAGATGTCGCCACTGCCTTCTATCAGTGGCTGCAAGAGGAAGAGGGCCAATCCATTTTGCGCACCTACGGCTTTAGCGTCGAATAA
- the pyk gene encoding pyruvate kinase: MNALHFSSIRRTKIVATLGPASDRKGMLEAMLKAGVDVVRLNFSHGTADDHRRRLTEVREIAATLGRSVAVLGDLQGPKIRIARFRDGAVVLKEGQPFILDMALDGDAGDIHQVGCDYKTLSQDVTAGDRLLLDDGRLVLDVARVEGQQVHTTVVVGGKLSNHKGINKQGGGLSAPALTEKDKEDLKTAVEIGVDYLAISFPRHAEDMLEARRLLGEAGKEIGLVAKVERAEAVADDATLDGIIEASEAVMVARGDLGVEIGDAKLVGVQKRMIKRARSLNRAVITATQMMESMISAPLPTRAEVFDVANAVLDGSDAVMLSAETAAGDYPLETVEAMSRVCLGAEREKTAQESGHRIHEGFTRPDETIALSAMYAANHMTGVTAIACMTSSGYTPLIASRIRSGLPIVGLAHNPIAQRRMALYRGVVSLPFDTSEMSATELNDRALELLVKTGISKPGDHVILTRGDHMNAHGGTNTMKVMEIADEHAKS; this comes from the coding sequence ATGAACGCACTGCACTTCTCCTCGATCCGTCGTACCAAAATTGTCGCCACTCTTGGGCCTGCCAGCGACCGGAAGGGCATGTTGGAAGCCATGCTCAAGGCGGGTGTGGATGTGGTGCGTCTTAATTTCTCCCATGGTACCGCAGATGATCACCGCCGCCGGTTAACCGAGGTACGTGAAATCGCCGCCACGCTAGGTCGCAGCGTAGCGGTTCTGGGCGATCTGCAAGGTCCGAAAATTCGTATTGCGCGGTTTAGGGATGGTGCCGTAGTACTCAAAGAGGGCCAGCCGTTTATTCTCGATATGGCGCTCGATGGCGATGCGGGCGATATACATCAAGTAGGCTGCGACTACAAAACCTTGTCGCAGGACGTCACCGCCGGTGACCGCCTGCTGTTAGACGATGGGCGCTTGGTGCTTGACGTGGCCCGCGTTGAAGGCCAACAGGTGCATACCACGGTGGTCGTGGGTGGCAAGCTCTCCAACCATAAGGGCATCAACAAGCAGGGCGGCGGGCTCTCCGCTCCAGCATTGACCGAGAAAGATAAGGAAGACCTGAAAACCGCTGTTGAAATTGGCGTCGACTACCTGGCCATTTCCTTCCCCCGTCATGCGGAAGACATGCTCGAAGCACGCCGTTTACTGGGCGAGGCGGGTAAGGAGATTGGCCTGGTCGCCAAGGTCGAACGCGCAGAAGCGGTTGCTGATGACGCTACCCTGGATGGCATTATCGAAGCGTCTGAAGCGGTCATGGTAGCGCGGGGCGATCTCGGCGTAGAAATTGGCGATGCCAAGCTGGTTGGTGTGCAAAAGCGCATGATCAAGCGCGCCCGCTCGCTCAACCGTGCCGTCATTACTGCCACGCAGATGATGGAAAGCATGATTTCGGCACCGCTACCTACCCGTGCCGAAGTCTTTGACGTCGCTAACGCTGTATTGGATGGCAGCGATGCGGTCATGCTCTCGGCGGAAACCGCGGCGGGCGACTACCCGCTGGAAACCGTAGAAGCCATGTCACGTGTTTGCCTGGGAGCTGAACGGGAAAAGACCGCCCAGGAGTCCGGTCACCGAATTCATGAAGGCTTTACCCGCCCTGACGAGACCATTGCGCTCTCCGCCATGTACGCAGCCAACCACATGACCGGCGTCACTGCCATTGCCTGCATGACCTCGTCGGGCTATACGCCGCTGATCGCGTCGCGCATTCGTTCCGGCCTGCCGATTGTGGGCTTGGCGCATAACCCTATCGCCCAGCGCCGCATGGCACTTTATCGCGGTGTGGTTTCGCTGCCGTTCGATACCTCCGAAATGAGCGCTACAGAGCTGAATGACCGTGCGCTGGAACTGCTGGTGAAGACCGGTATCTCCAAGCCCGGTGATCACGTGATCCTAACCCGCGGTGATCACATGAATGCTCACGGCGGCACCAATACCATGAAGGTTATGGAGATTGCTGACGAGCATGCTAAAAGCTAA